The Bifidobacterium coryneforme genome segment TCCCGGGGTTCGATGGACATGTCGGTCCCCTCCCCACCCAGCTCAGCCAGACGCTGATCAATGGTGGGCCCGGCGGCACCATCGGTGCCGTGGGTGTTTTCAAGACTCGCCTGGTATTTGGTATCGGTCATTTCTCCCACTGTCCTTCCAAACATCCCTGCCCCGGGCAACGGGCGCTGCCGACCGGCTTATGGCCGACGTTCAGGGTGGACTCATGAATCAGGTTCAGAAGCACTGCCGAAGAATCAGCGCAGCACCAGAGTCCATGGATCGGTCTGTATCGATGACTCCCGTATGTCGGGAGTGAATCCGGTCGCCTCGTGGACGGCCGCTGGTATGTCTTCCAAGGCGTAGCGGAACCATAATCCCTCGATGGCCGAATGGGGAGTGTTGATCAGCATGGGCCTGGGATGGTGCTCCTCCGGTCCGTCCGCCCCAATGGAATCCGACAGCCCGGCCGCGTACAAGGCCTCCTGGAAGGCATCGGTTGCGGGATGGTGACGGAGGTCGCTGGTGATGTAGACATCCGCCCCCGCGGTCCGGACCGCTTCGAATTCCGAATCACCAGAACCTGGAAGGACCGCCACTGTGGAAACCATGGCGGACTCGGGGCCGGCCACTTGGATACCCATCTGGGTCTTGGGCAGAATATCAGCCACCCGGCGTGCCAAATCCACCAACGACAGGGGCTCAGAGAGCCTTCCCAGACGTCCCAGCCCGACCTGGATGTCCTCTCCGGCGTGAAGGTCATGGTCCGACGTTCCGGCGGGAACCAGGGGTCTGGTCTCCTGAAGACCAAAGAGATCCGCCGCAGCCTGGGCCACTCCCCTATAGGCCGCATCGGCATTGGTATGTCCGACCCAGAGCCCGCAATGGCCACTTATCAACCTATTGACGATGGCCCCGCGGAAGCCCATGCCGGACACCTCATGGACCGACCGGAAGAAGAGCGGATGATGGGTGATCAGAAGATCCGCTTCCAGAGCGATGGCCTCCTCGACCACATCAGGTCTGGGATCAACGGCACACACGATCCGGCGAACCGGCCAGGAGGGGTCGCCAATAACAAGCCCTGGGTGGTCCCAGTCTTCGGCATAGTCCAGTGGGTAGAGTGCTTCAAGGACCTTGACCACCTGACCCAGAACAGGCGCAACGGCTCCCTTGCGGCTCTCATCGGTCGACATGGACTGCCCCCCCTCCTACCTGAATCA includes the following:
- a CDS encoding Nif3-like dinuclear metal center hexameric protein produces the protein MSTDESRKGAVAPVLGQVVKVLEALYPLDYAEDWDHPGLVIGDPSWPVRRIVCAVDPRPDVVEEAIALEADLLITHHPLFFRSVHEVSGMGFRGAIVNRLISGHCGLWVGHTNADAAYRGVAQAAADLFGLQETRPLVPAGTSDHDLHAGEDIQVGLGRLGRLSEPLSLVDLARRVADILPKTQMGIQVAGPESAMVSTVAVLPGSGDSEFEAVRTAGADVYITSDLRHHPATDAFQEALYAAGLSDSIGADGPEEHHPRPMLINTPHSAIEGLWFRYALEDIPAAVHEATGFTPDIRESSIQTDPWTLVLR